cctgagccacggcagagacaatgccagatccttaacctgccgagccaacGGGATCTCCAAAATCAACTGTTTTCACGTGAATGCTTCCGCAGCATTTAGCAAGCCCCCTTCTGGTTCCAGAAGGTTTTCCTTCCCCGAAAGGGTTCCCATCCAGTGGTCAgcccccgaccccaccccacccccggcaacCGCTGCTCCATCTGTGTGGCCCCGCCTGCCTCGGGAGCGGGTGGCATGGGACACACAGCACGCGGCCTTCCACGTCCGTGTCATCACTCAGCACCAGGCCTCCTAGGTTCGCCCCTGGTGTGGCCGGTGTGGATGAAGCCCTTCGGGACGGGTCTGTCCCCATCGGCAGCCGGCTCGCCCTTTCCCCCTCTGGCTGGCTCGGGTCCTTGTCTGAGCTGCGGCCCGAGCGAGGAGTGACTTGCCGGGTGTGACGGCTGAACGTTCCCAGGAGCTGCCAGGGCACCTTCCACCGTGGCTGCGCCCCCTGATGTGCCCTTACCAGCAGCACCTGAGCTTCCGGTTTCACCACCTCCTCACCAACACTGTTCTCCCCCTGGGGCTCTTGTTTGTACAGCCGTCCCGGGGGTGCGAGGAAGCGTCCCGCCGCGGTCACCTCCCTGGGGACCAGGACGGGGAGCCTCTTCCGTGGACTCCGGACACACTGGACGCAGACTCTGTTCGGGTGCTCCACGCCCATTTCGAGGGTCCGCTGGGCTCATCTTAGCAGAGACGGTGCTGGCTGTGGTCGGAAAGCACAAGTGAAACCTCGAAAGAAAACGTATGGCGTTCTCgccgtggagcagcggaaacaaccCGACTCGTGGCCACagggacgagggttcgatccctggcctcgttcagtgggttaaggatccggcgttgccgtgagccgtggtgtaggccggtggccacagttccgattggacccctagcctgggaacctccatatgacacgggtgtgaccctaaaaagataaaaaataaaatttaaaaataaataaaatgtcagagctcccactgtggtgcagtgggttaaggatacagcattgtctcggctgagatgtgggttcagtccccggcctgggaatgtccgtgtgcctcgggtgtggctgaaaaagggaaaaaaaaaaaacaaataaaatgtaaggtttattttgttttgcttaaagAGCAAAGTAAGCGGCAGCAGGGCCTCATCAGAGGGGACAGGGCTGACCAGGGATGGATGCTCCCGTGGCTCTGGACGCCTCCTGCGGAGCAGGTGCCCAGGCAGGGCAAGGCGCCTCCCCTCTGACTGTGCGCCCCCCCCCAGGGCACCGTCCCCGCCTTGCCTtccagcctctccccacccctgtgcTGAACAcacactccccccgccccaacacGTGCTGCCCAGGGGTTGAGGGTGCCATCAGCCCCTCCACTGAGtcatccatccacccctccattCAGGAGCTTCTCTGGTGAGTGGCACCCAGGCTGAGGCTGTGGGCACACTCGGCCTCCTCACCACCCAGGACCACCTGCctcagatgaggaagcagaggctcagaggttaGGGGGGGTCTCCCCCCTGGGCACCCCCCCAGGGTCCCAGTGGGGCCCGGGGGCTCTGCATCCCCCCTTCGCAGGCtggcagagggggtgggaggtGTGAGGGCtgcctgccccgcccccgcccccagggacAGAGCTTCAGGAAATGCTCTCAGGCAGAAGCCACTGCTCCCGGGGGCGCTCAGGCCCCATTACTGTCCTCGAGCTTCCAGGAAATCACTGCTCTCCAGCGCAGCCGCTCCGCCGCCCCCCCTCGGCTCAGGGGTGAGGGGCAGAGGTCCTGCGGCCCAGAAACTGCCCTGCCTCCAGCTACCCGATTCCGGGGGCTCATTTCTGGGAACTGCTCCCCCAGGCCAATCTGGGGACCCCCATGGGCTTTGCAGCAGGCTCTGAGCAgggagcccacccccacccccaaggccaCTCAGGCTCCTCCTGCTGAGGAGGGTGGGGCGTTTTCCAAGCCCTGGGGGCAGAGGCCCCTCCCACCAGGTGAAGGCCCCGCCCACCCtctcctccccgcctcctccccctcTGCCGGAAAAGCACCCTGAGGGCGGCTCACCAGGAGCCCCCTCTTTCTCTGGAACCACCTCAGCAGATCTGGTGACCAAACTCTCGTGGACCAGCTGGCTGGAGCCTGTGGGCCTGTCCCCGCTGGACCTGCCTCACGGGGGCTCCTGGTGgagcccccagctccctgccccctgcAGCGTTCCCACACCTCTGCCTGGTAGGCCATGCTCTGGCCACCCTCCGGCCACCCTCCCTGAAGCCCTCTGCCCTCCTGGTGCCCTCTGCCCACGTGCTCTCCCAAGGCAGCGCCtctgctccctgacctcagacctACAAGGGCCTCCGTCCCCCAAGCTGCTCCCACTCTGTGCCCCACTGGGAGCCCCACATCCTGCTCCCTTCCCCAGCCGCTCTCCCACTGCCCTACACAGTAGCCACCGCTCACACGGGGTCCCTGCccctaaaattaattaaattacagCAAATGGAAGATGCACGTCTGCAGCCACACCAGCCCCCCTCTGGGGTCTCAGCAGCCACAGGCAGAGCTGAGTGGCCCCGGGGGTGAGCACCGGCCTTGGGGGAATGTTCCACGGAAACGCCCCTGCTGGTgaatgagggagggaggcaggcaggccttCGGGCTCTCTGGCCGCTGCTTTATCCATCCTTGCGTGGGACACGCCACCGTGTCACCTGCCACCTTCCTGAGGACACTGAGGAGGAGGGCCTGAGGAGGGCCGTGGCCGCCTTCCACGCCTCCCAGTGAGGCGGTCACGGCAGGTGACCCTGGGTCTGTCTCCCCCGCCCCAGGGAGAGGGCTCTGGAGggcagcagggcccaggcagcCGTCCAGCTCTccccaggctgtgtgaccttgggcaagtcagctCCCTGTCTGAGCCCCGCTCCTCCCCGGTAAGGAGGGGATTAGAGGCTACCTACCTCTTAGGGCTGCTTTGAAGACCAAGAGCCAATCCACAGAGAAGCTTCTAGAACACCTGCAGGTGGTGCGGGTAAATGAACAGAGTGCTCTGTCCTCTGGCTTTGTCCTCAGGGCCTTGGGGACCTGGGGACCGGCCGCCACAGCAGCCCTTGCCCAGGGAGGAGAGTTCTGTGCCCACCTGGTCTGTAAGCCCGGCtgctcctcacccctcccccaccacctggaGCATCACCACAGGGCAGCCTCAGGGACAGGCAGTCCCACCTGGGTCCCTGCTGCCCTGGGAGGAGGTGGGcgggctgggggagcagggatTGGGAGGCGTGTGCAGGGCCTCTCCCACTGTGGGCTGCAGGGCGGCTGGCATGCACCTGCAGCTTGAAATCTCCCTGGGCTCCCACCTCCCTCAGCTGGGCCTGTGGGCCTGGGAGCAGGGCCTGCCCGTAGGGCCTCCCCTGGCCCCCCACTCCTCTCCTGGCACTGTGCTTGTCCCACAGCACCCTCCCCTCACGgtgccccccactcccaccccaggccaTCCCTGACCTGCTCTGGGCTACCCTGCAGGGGCGTGGCTGGACCCCAGGGTCATCCACAAAGAATGTCCCCACCACACCCGGGTCCCAAGGCCAggcccctgggccctggggcctggcctggctctttTGGGGTGATGGCAGAGGGGAGCCTGCTCTGAGTGTCCCTGGAGGGGCCGGGCCTGCTGGGGGCAGGAAGAAGGAGGCTGTGAGGTGGCTTTGCGGGGCAGCAGGGCCTGCGGGCTGGTTGGGAGCAGGGCTGCTGACTGTCCCTCCCCGCCCCGCATGAACCCTGCACCTGGCCTTTGGGAAAGCAGTCGCCCCAGGTTGCTGCAGTCCCTTGTCCTGGTCCCGGGGGACCCCAGAGAGGCCAGGAGACCTGCCCAGCTTGCACGTGGTGGGGGACAGTCCCCTCTGTGTCCCAGCCCTGCAAGGTTGGTCTCGCAGGCTGCGCCTGGCACACGCAGCTACGTCTCGCAGGTAGGAGCCCAGGACAGGGCGCCCCTCTCAGGCTCGCCCTGGCGCAGGACTGGCTGGAGTGTGGCAAGCACACCGCGGGGCCCGCTGTCCAAGGTGACCTGTCATCATTTCGGGGCTGGCTTGGGAGCTTCTGGAAGCGCGGTGGCTCCCTCACCACCCGATTGGGGCCCTGATTCTGGGAAAAGGGGCAAGGCTGAGCCCGCTGGAggctgaggatggggaggaggcggCAGGCCTGCTTCCTGCCTGTGTTCTGGGAGCCACCCGGGTCTCCCCGGGGCACCCCCGCCAGCGGGCTGTGTGGCCCAAGAGGTTGTTGCCCGCTGCCGCCAGGCGCCTCTGTACTGGGCTGGGCTAAAAATAGCCGGGGGCCGGCGGGGCAGGAACAGCCGGTGGGAGGCccgtggggaggggctgggaggggcagcGGCCAGGGACAGCCGCCCGGGCCCAGGACCGGCCGTCAATGGCGCTGGCGCTCCCACCCTGTTCCCGGTGGCCGGCCAGCCGCGGCCCAGCTGACAGGCTATTTTTTCCCCTGCTTGACTAAATATGGTCAAGGAGCACAGCCCGAGGGGGCCACTTGGCCGGGCGCGTGTTTGGGATGCTTGGCCGCGTATATAAGGACAGCAAAGGTGAGGCTCCCGATCCGAGGGGCCGCGCCCGCTCCGGCCCCTCGGGtcggccctcccctccccctctcctccccctccccccgccggtGCGGGGCTCGCGGGCGGCCGGCCGGTGGCCTGTGTGAGCCTGCACCCGGCGGGAGCGTCCCTTTTGTTCACCTGACCTCCGCCTTGGGCGACCCCGGCCGGGGCGCAGGAGCGACCTGCAGACACAGCCCGGCAGGCCGGGCTCAAGGTGTGCGGGCTGAAAGGTCGCTCTTCTGAACTCTGTAGAGCCTGCCACCCgggcctccctctccctccctctccctctctctctccctctctctctctctctccctctctctctctctctcctcctctctccctcctctccaagATCCCCTCCCTGCTAAGTCTTTGCTGCTGCaggagggctgggggaagggcaaGGGTGCGGAGCGGGGGTGCCTGGtgtctcctttcttcctgcttcccctcccccccgccccccaagtgCGGACGCATCGGGAGCTccggcctcccccacccctgcattCGCGATTGGCTCGGGGAGAAGGTGGATCGCGCTGCCGCGGCTGCAGCATCTCCCTGGGAGCCGCACGGGGCGCATCGTATCCGGGAGCCGCGACCCTGCGCCCGCGGCCGCTGTCACCAGCCCGGCTGGAGGGGCTCCGCGGTGAGTCCCGCTCAGCCCGCCCGGGCAACCCCCGCAAACTTGCTGGCTGTCGCGGTGGGGGTGTGCCCGCGGCGCGGTGGGAGCCGTGGTGCCGGCGCCGCGTGGCTCCAGCCGGGGGTGCTTTGGAGTTTTCTCTTGGCTCGTGGCATCGTCCGCATTTGGAAAACTGCAGAGCCAGCAGCCAGCAGGGCCGGGAGGGCGCGTCCAACTGGGATGCGCGAACTTTGACATGCGGGCATTTTGCAGAGAAGCGGCGCCTCCAGACGCCCCGGTGCACAGGGgtccaggggcgggggtggggccgcgagggctggggagagggcgTGCTTAAGCTGCAACAAAGCGCAGCGCCGATGGGAATGTGGTGAAACTTACCTTGGAACTTGCGGCATTAACCGTGGAGGCGCTGGGGACAGGGTCCCGGAGCAGGGGCCGCGGCGAGGCTGCCCAGGTGGGGACTCTGGACTTTTGCTGCTCTCACAGCCCAGGTCAGGGTAGGGAGGGTCCTGGTGCTGGGCGTGCACAGCAGGGGCGCAAGTGGGCGGAGACTGGGGGCTCCTGGGGGAGCAGCCGGGTGGTCTCTGAGCGCCACCACCACAGGCAAAGAGCCCTGGACTTGGCGCAGGGCCCGGCACTGGCTCACTGCCCCCAGTAGGGTCTCCTTGGTGGTGGCTGGATGCTCCTTTTTATCAAGATAGGAAACTTTTGGAGAAGTGGCTGCGGTTCGTTTTTTGAGTGGATGGATATGCTCGTGGGGGCTCTGGCTGGACCTGGGGTGACTCTCCTGCCCTTCGGGACAGCCAGATTTCCCCTGGACACCACCCAGAGGaatgcctgggggtgggggcgggggagggggggtcctcAGGCCCGAGCCTTGGCCACGCCCCCCAGCCTCATTTATCAGAAGGCAGCGGGAAACTTAGGCTTCTGACTCCAATTAGCATGCAGGTTCCCTTGAGGGCACGCCCTCCACCCTCTGGGGGGTGCGAAGAGAAGTGGGGGGCCGGGGCAGCTGTCTCAGTTGCCCTTTTTTATCCTTGGTTCCACGAAAATGACAAGTGGCAGCAGCCGCACAGAAATGGGACATTGCTCCTGCGCATCTTTCTGCCTGGTGGCTCTTTCCTTTTCGGGGGGGGTGCCCCTTGGAGCCCCTACCGCGTGTCATCACCCACCTCGTGTAAACTCCAGCCTTGAGGTGCCTGGTGCAGCTGCTAAGCCTAGGGGCTTGAGAAATTGCTCAGATGCTTCTGCACAGGGCAGGCTCTGCAGTCACCGCCCTGCCCCGACTGGCAAAGGACGCCCCCTCTGGGCACATCCACGCAGGGTTGGCTGGGCTGCCCCAGGAGGGGGGACAGGCAGGGTCACTCCAGGCCTCGTCGCAACGGAGGGAGGGTCCAAAGTCTGCTCGGGCCCAGGGCCTTGTGCTCAGGCCAGGGTCAGCACCCTGCCACATAGGACCCGGGCCCCGTGGGCAGACCCCCTGTGTCGGCACCTGgcctgggcccccacccccagcgagTGTCCAGCTCCCAGGGCCACCCCCTTCcaggccctcctcctcccctatGGGCCTCACCTGGGCCATGGCCAGGCCTCTGTCCCACGCTGCTCCTGACACCCCGTGGGttcctgtcccctcccagccACAGCTCAGGCTGGAGTGGCTCCACTGCCTGGGGTCCTGGCCCCAAGGGCCGTGAGTGTTCTCAGACTCCCTGGTTCTCAAACTCCTGGCTTTGGGGTGGCTGTGGCCGGTGATGGGCAAGGGGGGCCTTAATGTCTCCATCGCAGAGAAATTCTGAAACAGTGGGAAAAATATCGATACAACAAACTGTTCCAAAGTGCTTAGTGTGCGGCTTGCTAAGTTTACTTAAACCCTGTTTAACGGGTTCATTAGAAGCGGTGAGCACCGGGGAAATTCATTAACAGGAAGGCGGCCCCTGCGTTTGGCTGTAAATTGGTATTGATCAGGCTCGGCGGAGGTTGGGTGCACGCCACAAAGAGCCAGGTGAGGACCAGCGCCCTGGGTGCCCCTGGGAGCCGCTGCTGGCGCAAGCGTCGCTTCAGGTGGTGATGCACCaggagtggagggtggggggagaagggcgAAGTgatgggttgggggagggaggaggaggcggccAGAAGGGGGAAGCCGAGCCGGCATCAGTCCATCACCGGGCTGGGTGTCTGCTCTGTGGCCAGGCCGAGGCGCCGAGGGAGCTGGCCACAGCCTGGGCCACCTCCCAGCAGCTCCCAACCGCCCTCCGGGGACGGAGGGTCCACCTGCCACTGCCCTTCTCACACACATCTTCCAAGACGGGACGCGAGCCCGGCCCTGGGGGGTGCTGGCTCTTGGGAGGCCGGATCATCGCCTGGGACCGGCCCTGGAAGGCGCCCCGCTGTCCAGGTAAGGCCTGTCTGCCTCTGGGTCGTCTGCGCCTACGGAGAGGGGAGCCGGGCTCCCTGCTGGTCTGGCCACCTGCTCCCTGGCGGGGTCCGCACTGGCTGCCGTCTCTTCCCTGACACCCCCTGTGCACTTGGCCAgcacggggtggggggcacccaGGTGTAGAGGGCGCGTTCTGGCGGAGCCTCGGGCCCTGTCCCTGGCAGGCAATGGCACGTCCCTCTGGGGGCGAGGAAGGAGGTGGCCGCCTGGGTCCTTTCTTGTGTCACTGATGCAAAACTAACCCAGCGTGGGGGGGTCAGAGGGGTTCCTGGGACTTTCTGGAGTGCGCTGCCTGCTGTGTGGTGGGGGGCTCCGAGGTCAGAGGGACAGGGGGCCGAGGACCCCAGGCGACGGTCAgagctgcgggggtggggggcgcgctCTGAGCACAAGGAGGGCTCCCGGGTGGATCCGTGGAAAAGCCGGGCCTCTGTGCAGGCTTCTTGGGGCCCCTCCCCGAGCCACGACTGGGCCGGTTGACGTACCTGCTTGGGGGACATACTTCTTTATGTGCCCATATGGACCTGCTAAGCTATGGAATGTAAAGAAGTATGTATTTCAGGCTGGGAACTCTCACCGGAAGAAGGGGCAGCGGGCCCGCGGGGCCGCCCgggggacagacagacaggcagcgGTGGCGGGCAGGCCTGGGTGGCAGGCTGCCTGGGCGTCAGTGGACGGCTTGTCCTCTGCCGGTATTGTTCTGTCACTTTGCCTGTGTCAGCAGGTGGAAGCCTCATCAGACATTAAATATTCAACGTGCTGACTGCGGCAGAGGGAAGGCAGCCTGTGGCAGGCATGGGGTCCGCTGGGGGGCGTGCAGGGGCTGGGGTGCGGGGCCTCAGCAGGGGGACAGGGCCGTGTGGTTCTGGGCTGTCACTTGTTGCCACCCGCGAAAGGGACGTTTGCTGGCAGAGAATGCTCAGAGGCAAAGCAGTCTGTGGCCCAAAGGACGGGCCAgtgcgagggagggagggagggaggggacgtGTGCGGCCACGTGGGAGGGGCGCTTGGAGGCACAGGCACTCAGTCTTTGCTCTCAGGCTGtggcaggggcagaggcaggagagcgGTGGCTCAGCCTCCTGTGGGgtccctgctccctcctctgaaATACCCCGGCCCAGCATCTGGAGGACACCTCAGGTGCCCGTGGTGCTTAAGAAGccaatgggggagttccccctgtggctcagtgggttaagaacctgactagtaaccatgaagatgtgggttcgatcccgggcctctctcagtgggctaaggatccagcgttgcctcaagctttggtgtaggtttgcagatgaggcttggatctggcgtggctgtggctgtggtgcaggccggcggctacagctccaatttgacccctagcccgggaacctccatatgctgcagatgcagccgttaaaaaaaacgaagaaaaaaaaaagaaaccaaagggcCAGAGCTGGGTGGCCCAAGCCCTTCCTAGGGTCTGTGTGGCCCCCAgcctcccacacccccaccccaagccccgcACAGCTCTCCTGCCTTCAGCGACTTCAGCTGAAAGCACTTTGTTCTGTAAAGGACGTCAGGCCAGCGTGGTGCAGACAAGGTCCCATCCCTCCTGCCCTGCCACCAGCCAGTCCCAGTCAGGATGCTGCTGGGCTGATGGCCAGTGGGT
The sequence above is a segment of the Sus scrofa isolate TJ Tabasco breed Duroc chromosome 17, Sscrofa11.1, whole genome shotgun sequence genome. Coding sequences within it:
- the LOC110257484 gene encoding uncharacterized protein LOC110257484, giving the protein MQGWGRPELPMRPHLGGGGEGKQEERRHQAPPLRTLALPPALLQQQRLSREGILERRERGGEREREGEREREGEREGEGGRGRPGWQALQSSEERPFSPHTLSPACRAVSAGRSCAPAGVAQGGGQVNKRDAPAGCRLTQATGRPPASPAPAGGGGGEGEGRADPRGRSGRGPSDREPHLCCPYIRGQASQTRARPSGPLGLCSLTIFSQAGEKIACQLGRGWPATGNRVGAPAPLTAGPGPGRLSLAAAPPSPSPRASHRLFLPRRPPAIFSPAQYRGAWRQRATTSWATQPAGGGAPGRPGWLPEHRQEAGLPPPPHPQPPAGSALPLFPESGPQSGGEGATALPEAPKPAPK